A genomic segment from Flavobacterium inviolabile encodes:
- the asnB gene encoding asparagine synthase B: protein MCGILAVIGKGTEAALVKQLSKRMSHRGPDESDLHLTEKGHFLSHERLSIVDLHTGKQPIQGTGSAWMVHNGEIYNHQKLRDTVLKHHTFRTTSDSEVIVHLYEEYGYEFCDMLDGIFAFVVIDGDDFIAGRDPLGVKPLYYGIDAHGAIYFASEMKALADQCKSFAAFPPGHYYSPKTGFVKYYQPQWEDHTKAVEKLDLKAIRETLTEAVRKRLMSDVPIGVLLSGGLDSSLTSSIASRLIQEAGGQKLHSFSIGLDADAPDVIAARAVAEYLGTEHHEIYFTIEEGIEILDTLIWHLETYDVTSIRASTPMYFLSRAITEKGIKVVLSGEGADEIFGGYLYFRNAPSAVDFQKETIERVQKLATADLLRADKSTMAHGLEARVPFLDKAFLNLAIKIKPEEKQPATYGGVEKYILRKAFDTPEKPYLPESVLWRQKEQFSDGVGYNWIDKLIAYGSARVTDQEMEKAAELFPHNTPATKEAYFYRTIFHKHFPQASAAKTVRKWIPKWQENQDPSGRANTAHVKADPTIATIKAEV, encoded by the coding sequence ATGTGCGGGATATTAGCAGTTATAGGAAAAGGGACAGAAGCGGCATTGGTAAAGCAATTGTCGAAAAGAATGTCCCATCGCGGACCGGATGAAAGTGATTTACACCTTACCGAAAAAGGACATTTTTTAAGTCATGAGCGTTTGTCGATTGTCGATTTGCATACCGGAAAACAACCCATTCAGGGAACCGGTTCGGCGTGGATGGTTCACAACGGGGAAATCTATAATCACCAGAAACTGCGTGATACTGTTTTAAAGCACCATACTTTCCGCACAACTTCCGACTCGGAAGTGATTGTACATCTTTATGAAGAATACGGCTATGAATTTTGCGATATGCTCGACGGAATTTTTGCCTTTGTGGTTATTGATGGCGATGATTTTATAGCCGGGCGTGATCCGCTGGGCGTAAAGCCGTTATATTACGGGATTGATGCACACGGGGCGATCTATTTTGCTTCCGAAATGAAAGCATTGGCAGACCAGTGCAAGTCGTTTGCCGCCTTTCCGCCGGGACATTATTATTCCCCTAAAACCGGGTTTGTAAAATACTACCAGCCGCAATGGGAAGACCATACCAAAGCGGTTGAAAAACTGGATTTAAAAGCAATCCGCGAAACACTGACGGAAGCCGTTCGAAAAAGACTGATGAGTGATGTGCCGATAGGTGTATTGCTTTCCGGAGGCTTGGATTCCTCGCTGACATCATCCATCGCTTCCCGGCTGATACAGGAAGCCGGCGGACAAAAACTGCATTCGTTTTCGATCGGGCTGGATGCCGATGCACCCGATGTAATTGCAGCAAGAGCGGTAGCGGAATACCTCGGAACCGAACACCATGAAATCTATTTTACCATAGAAGAAGGAATTGAAATACTGGATACCCTGATCTGGCATCTGGAAACGTATGATGTGACCTCTATCAGAGCCAGTACGCCTATGTATTTTCTTTCCAGAGCCATAACCGAAAAAGGGATCAAAGTAGTGCTGTCAGGAGAAGGAGCTGATGAGATTTTTGGGGGCTACCTGTATTTCCGGAACGCGCCTTCGGCTGTAGATTTTCAGAAAGAAACGATTGAAAGAGTTCAGAAACTGGCTACTGCCGATTTGCTGAGAGCGGATAAGTCGACCATGGCACACGGACTGGAAGCGAGAGTACCGTTTTTAGATAAAGCCTTTTTAAACCTGGCCATCAAAATAAAACCGGAAGAAAAACAACCGGCGACCTATGGCGGTGTTGAAAAATACATTTTGCGAAAAGCCTTTGATACTCCTGAAAAACCATATTTGCCGGAAAGTGTTTTATGGCGTCAGAAAGAACAGTTTTCAGACGGGGTGGGCTACAACTGGATCGATAAGTTGATTGCTTACGGTTCTGCCCGGGTAACCGATCAGGAAATGGAAAAAGCAGCGGAATTGTTTCCGCACAACACACCGGCCACCAAAGAAGCGTATTTCTACAGAACCATTTTTCACAAGCATTTCCCTCAGGCAAGTGCTGCCAAAACAGTTCGTAAATGGATACCGAAATGGCAGGAAAATCAGGATCCGAGCGGACGGGCGAATACCGCTCACGTTAAAGCCGATCCTACGATTGCAACGATAAAAGCCGAAGTATGA
- a CDS encoding DUF6576 domain-containing protein: MITLTIILIFSGVTYFFMKKNKENPSVKQHTEERNYTIDERYNAEKVRKQKEVDRILEKISRKGMESLHADEKKLLEDYSKTLK; encoded by the coding sequence ATGATAACATTAACGATCATTTTGATTTTTTCGGGCGTGACCTATTTCTTTATGAAGAAAAATAAAGAAAATCCTTCTGTGAAACAGCATACGGAGGAACGGAACTATACCATTGACGAACGGTATAATGCCGAAAAAGTACGCAAACAAAAAGAAGTCGACCGTATACTTGAAAAAATAAGCCGGAAAGGAATGGAGTCGCTCCATGCGGACGAAAAGAAGCTGCTGGAAGACTATTCCAAAACATTAAAATAA
- a CDS encoding amidohydrolase: protein MKIQYIIAAFCAVTTLVNAQKKQEADLIVSDAKIYTVNKDFQLAEALAVKDGKIIAIGNKADIAKKFSAKKVIVAKDKFIYPGFYDAHAHFYGLGMNMQAVNLRGTQSYQEIIDRILAFQKEKKQTFILGRGWDQNDWKVKEFPTKELLDKHFPDTPVVLTRIDGHAMLVNSKALELAGITTKTKTQGGQIEIKDGKLTGILVDNPMELISAIIPKPSRKTQISALVDAQKEMFKYGLTTINEAGLEREVIDLIDSLQQEKILDINIYAMVMATRENVDHYTQLGIYRTDKLNVRSFKFMGDGALGSRGACLHLPYSDKPKQFGALLSPIPAIREIARQIAGSDYQMNSHAIGDSTNTVLLKIYKEVLEGKPDRRWKIEHAQIMREQDFDYFKLGIIPSVQPTHATSDMYWAEDRLGKKRLKYSYAYKTMLEKAGLIALGTDFPIEEVNPMYTFYAAVARKDLKNFPDNGFQMENALTREQTLKGMTIWAAYSDFEENEKGSLEVGKWADFVIFDVDIMTMDIDGIPYVQPVNTFVQGKQVK, encoded by the coding sequence ATGAAGATACAATACATTATAGCTGCCTTTTGTGCAGTCACAACCCTGGTAAATGCGCAAAAAAAGCAGGAAGCCGATTTAATTGTTTCGGATGCGAAGATCTATACGGTAAATAAAGACTTCCAATTGGCGGAAGCATTAGCGGTAAAAGACGGAAAAATAATTGCAATCGGAAACAAAGCGGATATCGCTAAAAAATTCAGTGCTAAGAAAGTTATCGTTGCCAAAGATAAATTCATCTATCCCGGATTCTATGATGCGCATGCCCATTTTTACGGACTGGGGATGAACATGCAGGCGGTTAACCTGAGAGGAACGCAAAGCTATCAGGAAATTATAGACCGCATCCTGGCTTTTCAAAAAGAGAAAAAACAAACCTTTATTCTGGGAAGAGGATGGGACCAGAACGATTGGAAAGTAAAGGAGTTTCCAACAAAAGAACTGTTGGATAAACACTTTCCCGATACACCAGTTGTGCTCACCAGAATTGACGGACACGCCATGCTTGTTAACAGCAAAGCACTTGAACTGGCAGGTATTACAACCAAAACCAAAACCCAGGGCGGACAGATCGAAATAAAAGACGGTAAACTCACCGGGATTCTGGTAGACAACCCGATGGAACTGATCTCGGCAATTATTCCGAAACCTTCCCGTAAAACGCAGATCAGCGCTTTGGTAGATGCTCAGAAAGAAATGTTCAAATACGGGCTGACCACCATTAACGAAGCCGGATTGGAAAGAGAGGTAATCGATTTGATCGACAGTTTGCAGCAGGAAAAAATTCTGGATATCAACATTTATGCAATGGTAATGGCTACCCGCGAAAATGTGGACCATTATACCCAATTGGGAATCTATAGAACAGACAAACTGAATGTCCGTTCGTTTAAATTTATGGGCGATGGCGCATTGGGTTCCAGAGGAGCCTGTTTGCACCTGCCGTATTCCGACAAGCCGAAACAATTTGGAGCATTGCTGTCGCCAATTCCGGCCATTAGGGAAATAGCCCGGCAAATTGCCGGTTCCGATTATCAGATGAATTCCCATGCTATTGGCGACTCTACCAATACGGTATTGCTGAAAATCTATAAAGAAGTACTGGAAGGAAAACCGGATCGCCGCTGGAAAATAGAACATGCCCAGATCATGAGAGAACAGGATTTCGACTATTTTAAACTGGGAATCATTCCTTCCGTGCAGCCTACGCATGCCACTTCCGATATGTACTGGGCAGAAGACCGCCTGGGGAAAAAACGGCTGAAATATTCGTATGCCTATAAAACCATGCTCGAAAAAGCCGGATTGATAGCTTTGGGAACAGATTTCCCGATTGAAGAAGTAAACCCGATGTACACGTTCTATGCCGCAGTGGCGCGTAAAGACCTGAAAAACTTTCCGGATAACGGATTTCAGATGGAAAATGCGCTAACGAGGGAGCAAACCTTAAAAGGAATGACCATCTGGGCAGCTTATTCGGATTTTGAAGAAAACGAAAAAGGAAGCCTGGAAGTAGGAAAATGGGCGGACTTTGTTATTTTTGATGTGGACATTATGACCATGGATATTGACGGAATTCCGTATGTACAGCCTGTAAACACTTTTGTACAAGGAAAACAGGTCAAATAA